Below is a window of Candidatus Brocadiaceae bacterium DNA.
GCGCGCCCTTCTATGCTGTCATACGCGAATAGTAGTGTCCGGTCTTCGGCGGATAGAAATGTCCGCTTTCCTTCGGGTGGAAGGAGAGCGGATGGAGGGAGACCGGATCGAGATGAGCCAGAAGGAGCAGGATCGGCTCAAGGTGATGGCGTCGGTGATGGAAGGCAAGAGGACTCAAGAGGAAGCGGCGAGGATTCTGCATCTTTCCGAGCGGCAGATCCGTCGCATCCAATGCGTGCTGAAAGCCGAAGGCGA
It encodes the following:
- a CDS encoding helix-turn-helix domain-containing protein, with amino-acid sequence MSQKEQDRLKVMASVMEGKRTQEEAARILHLSERQIRRIQCVLKAEG